Proteins encoded by one window of Candidatus Bathyarchaeota archaeon:
- a CDS encoding alanine--tRNA ligase — translation MKTFPENEYHLPFFDEQGYVRKKCPRCGEYFWTLNPDQELCGESTSAGCATYTFIGKPPTNRKFSVREMREAFLSFFERHGHERIRPYPIVARWRDDLYFTHASIIDFQPYVTEGIIPPPANPLVICQPCLRFVDIDNVGPTFGRHLTIFEMGGHHAFNYPDKEVYWKDQTVRYHHEFVTEILGVSPEEVIYKEGVWIGGGNAGPDLETIIGGLEVATLVFMNYKVVNGKFMQLSIRTVDTGYGIERYAWLSQGALSGFHVIYGRLLDKIFSMAGITNLDEKLLGEVSVYSGMLSLEKVANRLKARKIVAEKVGIDVNELDGFLSPIENVFAVADHTKALAFMLAEGVVPSNVREGYLARLLIRRTYRLLKLLGIEERLFDIVDMQIDYWSPDFPHLKEMRDKILEMLTVEREKYEQTLQRGGMLIKRIARELKTEGKEKIPTETLVELYDSHGLPPEIVKEYAEKESVKAEVPDNFYRIVAERHVQAPKQAEDEFVKALEAKVEGLPETRRLYYEDQYMRRFKAKVLKVINKKYVVLDQTAFYPEGGGQPSDRGCLRFNGEECEVVDVQKVGKVIVHEVKGEKLPSEGEDVEGEISWDWRYSLMKAHTATHIVMGAARRVLGEHVWQSGTQKGVESSRLNISHYKRLTFEEVKKIEELANQVVFQNVPVEIKWMPRGEAEKLYGFRLYQGGAVPGKEIRVVKVGDWEVEACGGTHVKNTGEIGFIKIVHTERVQDGVERIDYSVGLQAVKAVQKEEEILRKTAEILEAPIDKLPKTAEKILNELKETRKREKQLLKELAEKETGVFALTEETVEIEGIKVVKRKFDDLNIERMIQTASQTIKKEPKTVTLFYASDEKTARIVVMAGKEAVEKGVHAGEIAKAAASIIGGGGGGRPDFAQGGGTKPEKIEEAVKKAEETLQKQLVKNKN, via the coding sequence TTGAAAACGTTTCCGGAGAATGAGTATCACCTACCATTTTTCGATGAGCAAGGTTATGTTAGAAAAAAATGTCCAAGATGCGGAGAATATTTTTGGACGCTTAACCCAGATCAGGAACTCTGCGGAGAATCGACAAGTGCTGGTTGCGCAACTTATACGTTTATTGGAAAGCCCCCAACAAACAGAAAGTTTAGCGTAAGGGAAATGCGTGAAGCTTTCCTTTCCTTCTTTGAAAGGCACGGTCATGAAAGGATTAGGCCTTACCCAATAGTGGCACGTTGGAGAGACGACCTCTACTTTACGCATGCCAGCATAATAGATTTTCAGCCTTACGTTACTGAAGGGATAATTCCGCCTCCAGCCAACCCGCTCGTCATATGTCAACCATGCCTACGTTTCGTCGACATAGACAATGTAGGTCCAACCTTTGGAAGACACCTAACAATTTTTGAAATGGGAGGCCATCATGCGTTCAACTACCCAGACAAGGAAGTTTACTGGAAAGATCAAACGGTGCGTTATCACCATGAATTCGTAACAGAGATTCTAGGAGTTTCACCTGAAGAAGTAATTTACAAGGAAGGAGTTTGGATAGGTGGAGGAAACGCTGGGCCAGACCTAGAAACAATCATTGGAGGATTGGAAGTTGCAACGCTTGTCTTCATGAACTACAAGGTTGTAAACGGAAAATTCATGCAGCTATCCATAAGAACGGTTGATACTGGCTACGGGATTGAACGTTACGCTTGGCTTTCGCAAGGAGCCTTAAGCGGTTTCCACGTGATTTATGGAAGACTTCTGGACAAAATTTTCAGTATGGCTGGGATAACAAATTTAGATGAAAAACTGCTCGGCGAAGTCAGCGTTTACTCTGGAATGTTAAGCCTAGAAAAGGTTGCAAACAGATTGAAAGCTAGAAAAATAGTTGCTGAAAAAGTTGGAATAGACGTCAATGAACTTGACGGGTTTCTTTCCCCAATTGAGAACGTTTTTGCCGTGGCTGACCATACTAAGGCTTTGGCTTTTATGCTTGCAGAAGGTGTTGTTCCATCAAACGTTAGGGAAGGCTACTTAGCCAGACTCCTAATCAGAAGAACTTACAGGCTTCTCAAACTTTTAGGAATAGAAGAAAGACTATTTGACATAGTTGACATGCAAATCGACTACTGGTCACCGGACTTTCCCCACCTCAAGGAGATGAGAGACAAAATTCTGGAAATGCTCACAGTTGAAAGAGAAAAGTATGAACAAACACTGCAGAGAGGCGGAATGCTCATAAAACGAATAGCAAGAGAACTGAAAACAGAAGGAAAAGAGAAAATTCCAACCGAAACCCTCGTTGAACTTTACGATTCTCACGGTTTACCGCCTGAAATCGTTAAAGAATATGCAGAAAAAGAAAGCGTGAAGGCTGAAGTACCGGACAATTTCTATAGGATAGTCGCTGAAAGACATGTTCAAGCTCCAAAACAGGCTGAAGACGAGTTCGTTAAGGCTCTAGAAGCGAAAGTTGAAGGGCTGCCAGAAACTCGAAGGCTCTATTATGAGGACCAGTACATGCGAAGGTTTAAAGCTAAAGTTCTCAAGGTAATTAACAAGAAATATGTCGTTTTAGATCAGACAGCCTTCTATCCTGAAGGAGGAGGTCAACCCTCGGATAGGGGCTGCTTACGATTTAACGGTGAAGAATGCGAGGTTGTAGACGTTCAGAAGGTTGGCAAAGTAATAGTTCATGAAGTAAAGGGTGAAAAGCTGCCTAGTGAAGGAGAAGATGTTGAAGGAGAAATCAGCTGGGATTGGCGATACAGCCTAATGAAGGCTCACACTGCAACGCATATCGTAATGGGTGCTGCACGTAGAGTTTTAGGTGAACATGTTTGGCAGTCTGGAACCCAAAAAGGAGTTGAAAGCTCAAGGCTTAACATATCGCATTATAAACGGCTAACATTCGAAGAAGTGAAGAAAATCGAGGAATTAGCCAACCAAGTCGTATTCCAGAACGTTCCAGTCGAAATAAAGTGGATGCCAAGAGGAGAAGCCGAAAAACTTTATGGATTCAGACTTTATCAAGGAGGAGCGGTTCCAGGAAAGGAAATACGTGTTGTAAAGGTTGGCGACTGGGAAGTTGAAGCTTGCGGAGGAACCCATGTTAAGAATACTGGCGAAATAGGCTTCATAAAAATAGTTCATACAGAAAGAGTCCAAGACGGTGTAGAAAGAATCGACTACAGCGTAGGCTTACAAGCAGTTAAGGCCGTTCAAAAAGAGGAAGAAATATTACGCAAAACAGCAGAGATACTCGAAGCCCCAATAGATAAACTCCCAAAAACCGCAGAAAAAATTCTAAACGAACTTAAAGAAACAAGAAAAAGAGAAAAACAACTACTTAAGGAGTTGGCGGAGAAAGAAACAGGAGTTTTTGCATTAACCGAAGAAACAGTCGAAATTGAAGGAATAAAAGTTGTAAAGAGAAAGTTTGACGACTTAAACATCGAAAGAATGATTCAAACAGCAAGCCAAACAATAAAGAAGGAACCAAAAACAGTCACATTGTTCTATGCTTCTGACGAGAAAACAGCTAGGATAGTTGTGATGGCTGGAAAAGAAGCCGTCGAAAAAGGAGTTCACGCAGGAGAAATAGCGAAAGCAGCTGCTTCGATAATTGGCGGCGGCGGAGGAGGAAGACCGGACTTTGCACAAGGAGGAGGAACAAAACCGGAAAAAATAGAAGAAGCAGTAAAAAAGGCAGAAGAAACCTTGCAAAAACAACTGGTTAAAAATAAAAACTGA